In the genome of Thermodesulfobacteriota bacterium, the window TTCCGTTTCGACATCCTTTCCCTCCACCTTTTCCTTAACCAATCCTTCCGAATAAAATCAAGGGAGTTTTTTTCGGTTCTTGCAATGGGAGTCGAAATCTCTTAAGGTGGGGGCAGGCTCATGGGAGTTTGGGTCGATCTCTACCAGAGACGCTTCTATTATGGATGGGTCATCGTCGCCCTGGCCTCGATCTCCATGGCCTTCTGGTATGCTTTTCGGACCTCCTTCTCTCTCTTCTTCGTGGCCTTGATCGACCACTTTCAATGGAGTCGTGCCGAGACCGCCGGGGTCCAATCCCTCGGGATGCTGGTTTACATGGTGATGGCTCCTCTGGTGGGCTACCTGGTCGACCGGATCGGACCTCGAAGGGTCCTCCTTCCCGGCGTCCTGCTGATGGGATTGGGCCTCCTCCTCTGCACCCAGATCGACTCCCTCTTCGATTTCTATTTCTATTTCGGAATCATCGCAGGGGTCGGGGTCACCTGTCTCAGCATCTCTCCCTTTACAGCCCTCCTTTCCCACTGGTTCGAAAAAAAACGGGGAACGGCCAATGGCCTTGCCAGCCTGGGCATCGGGTTGGGCCCTCTCGTCTTTGCCCCCCTCCTTCAATATCTGATCCAAGCCAGGGGGTGGGCGTTTGCTTTTTCGATCTTTGGCCTGCTCGTCTTTGCCATTCCCCTTCCCTTGATCGCCCTTTTCTTGAGGCATAGACCTGAAGACCTCGGACTTCATGTCGACGGGGTGTCCTCCCCTCCCTGCCCGACGCCCCGAAGAGAACGGTGGCCCGAAGGCCAGCCAGGGCTCAAGGAGCTGATACCGTCCTTGAGATTTTGGTCCTTCTTGCTCTTCCCCTCCTTGGCGATCTTTAGCGTATACATCGTCATGGTTCACCATGTGCGTTACTTGATCGACCTTGGGATAGACCGGATCGAGGCCGCCTCCCTTTTGGCCTCCATAGGAGCCCTCTCGGCTGGATTTCGATTCTTCTGGGGGTGGATTTCCGACCGGTGGGGCCGAGAGAGGACCTACACCTCTGGGGTGATCTGCCTGGCTTTGGGCATCCTTTTTCTGATTCTTTTTCAGCCCCTCTCCCTTCCCTTCCTCCTCTATCTTTTTGCCCTCCTCTTCGCGGCGGGTTGGGGGTCCATGGCCCCGATGTTCATGTCCATTGCGGGCGATCTCTATAAGGGAAGACGTTTCGGGTTGATCTACGGGATGCTCGAGGGCATGATCGGGATCGGTGCGGCGGCCGGGGCCTGGGTGGCGGGACTCCTTTTCGACCGAACCCAAACCTATCTCTATTCTTTTCTCCTGGCGATCCTCGCCTCCCTCGCCTCCCTCCTCTTGGTCTGGCACGTGGCCCCCCGAAAGTATCGAAGAGATCCCACCGCTCTCCCCTGCTGATCCTCTCTTTGCCAACCTCGCCCCTTATGTGATAAGATTCAAACGTTAAAGAAGGAGGAGCGATGGAAACACAGGACCGATATACATCCCTCCGGCAGGACGTGAGGAGGATCGTGGCGGAGGAGGTCAAACATAGGGCGAGAGAGATCGAGGAGAGCGACCAGTTTCCCTTCGATATGGCAAATCGATTTTTTGAGGAAGGATATCTTCAACTCCTGATTCCGAAGGAGATGGGGGGCCAACAGGGGGATATCACCTCCTTCTGCATCCTCGCCGAAGAGGTGGCCAAGGTTTCGGCCTCGCTCTCCCTTCTGATCATCGTCCAGAGCGTCGGGACCCTACCGGTCCTGATCGCCTCCGATGACAGGCAGCGGCGCCTTCTCTGTTCTCAGATCGTTAAGGACCGCCTCATCATGGCCTTCTGCCTCACCGAACCCCACGCGGGATCTGATGTGGCCTCCCTCCAGATGAAGGCGACCCGGCAGGGCGAGGGTTATCTCCTCAACGGAAAAAAGAGCTTTGTCACCAACGGAGGGATAGCCGATCGGTATGTGGTCTTCGCCAAAACCGACCCCAGCCGGGGGAGGCGAGGGATCTCGGCCTTTTACATCGAGAAAGATCGAAAGGGATTGTCCTTCAGCCCCAAGGATGACAAGATCGGGATGAGGGGCATCCCCTCCTGCACGATCACCTTCCGGGACGTCTCCATCCCGTCTGAGCATCGGATCGGCCAAGAGGGGGAAGGGTTTAAGATCGCGATGGAGACGCTCAACCGTTCTCGACCGGCCATCGGGGCCCAGGCCCTGGGGATCGCGGAAAGTGCCATGGAGGTGGCCGTCGTCTTCGCCATGAGACGGAGGCAATTTGGGAAACCCATCGCTAAACTCGAAGGCATGCAGTTCATGCTGGCCGAAATGGCCACCCTCATCGAATCGGCCAAAGCCCTCGTCTACAAGGCGGCTCATCACCTTGACCACGGGCTACCCCATGCGACCAAGTATTCGGCCATGTGCAAATACTTCGCCTCGGACGTGGCCATGAAGATCGCCACCGATGCCGTTCAGATCCTCGGGGGATATGGCTGCTTGAGAAACAGCAACCTCGAGAGGACGATGCGGGATGCCAAGATCACCCAAATCTATGAAGGAACCAACCAAGTCCAGCGCTTTGTCGTCGCCGAACAGCTCATCAAGGAGTATCTCGAAACCTACGGAACCCAGAGGGACTGGGTAGAATTTTTTTGAGCTTGGAGAAAAAGGGGGGAGAGATCTGACCAAGCCTATTCTCATCATCGAGGATGAAAAGGACATCGCCGATCTGATCGAATACCATCTGACCCAATCGGGGTTCCAGGTCCTCCAGACCCAGAGCGGTCCCTCCGGACTGGAGCAGGCCAGAAGGCTTCGCCCTGCCCTCATCGTCCTTGACCTGATGCTTCCGGGCATGGATGGGAGAGATCTCTGCCGTGCTTTGAAATCGGATCCCGCCACCCGGTCGATTCCCATCGTCATGCTCACCGCCAAGGCGGAGGAGGTGGATCGCATCGTGGGCTTCGAAATCGGGGCGGATGATTACGTCACCAAACCTTTCAGCCCGAGGGAGTTGGTCCTCCGGATCAAAGCGATCCTGAGAAGGAAGACCGAACCCGGGGAAGCCGAAAAGGTCATCCAGGTGGAAGACCTGCTGATCGATGTGGAACGCCATGTCGTTTCCCTCAAGGGGAAGCCGATCCCTTTGACCTCTACCGAGTTCAAACTCCTTCTCGAATTGGCCTCCCATCGCGGTCGGGTCAAAACCCGCCAATATCTCCTCGATCGGGTATGGGGGTACACCTACGAAGGCTACGCACGCACCGTCGACACCCACATTCGGCGATTGAGGGAGAAGCTCGGACCGGCAGGCGACTGGATTGAAACCATTCGGGGCGTGGGTTACCGGTTTCGGGAAGAGGAAGAATGAGGATCCAGATCAAGGGACGCGGGCTGGCCCGGGTGGGCATGACCTTTTTCCTCTTCCTCCTCCTCCAATGGGGGATGATCACGTTCCTCCGAATGTCCTTCCCTCTGTCTTCTTTGGTCAGCTTGATCGTGCTCACCCCCCTGGCCTACCTCTTCCTGATGCCTTCCCAAAAAAATCGCCCCCCCTCTTCGGGACCGAGCGATCCATCCGAAAAAACCGGACCGGACCTCCTTCAAGAAATCTTCAGGGAGAAGGAGTATCTCCAAATCATCTTGAAAGGCATGACCGAAGGGGTCTTGGTGGTCGATGGGGAGGGCCGCATCCAGATGGTGAACGAAGCCTTGCAAAGGTTCTTTCCGCTTCCCCCGGAGGTGGTCGATAAAACCCCCTTGGAGGTGATCCGAAACGTCGAGTTGGCGGAGGCCTTCCGACAGGCCCTCACCGAAGGAAAGACGACCTCCTTCGAATTGGCCCTCCCTTCCTTCCCCGAGAAATGGTTCGAGGTCACCGTCGTTCCCATCCCTTCGACGCCCTCTCCCTCTAAAACCGGCCGAAAACGCGGTGGGGCGATCGGCGTCTTTCACGATATCAGCCGGCTCAAGAAGCTGGAGCGAATTCGGCAGGACTTCGTGGCCAATGTCTCCCATGAGTTGCGCACCCCTTTGACGACCATCAAAGGTTATGCCGAAACGCTCCTCGAGGGGGCCTTGAAGGAGGAGGTGGCCTACTCCTTTGTCGAGGTCATCAAAAAACATACCGACCGGTTGACCCAGATCGTGGAGGACCTCCTCACCCTTTCGAAGATCGAGTCCAAAGAGTTCCACCTCGCCCCCGAACCCCTTTCGCTCTCAGAGGCCCTGGAGGAGGCTTGGGAGTCGATCGAGGTCTCGGCCCGTAAAAAGAAGATCTCTCTCGTCAAACCCGAGGGGTTAGGGGAGGTCGTGGTCCAGGCGGACCGGAAGTATCTGACCCAGATTTTGATCAACCTCCTCGATAATGCCATCAAATATAATCGGGAGGGGGGGGAAGTCAGAATCGAGGTGGCCCGGAGGGGAGGCAAGGAATTCCAGATCTCCATCCATGACAACGGGATCGGCATTCCCAAGGAGGACCTTCCGAGGATCTTCGAACGCTTCTACCGAGTCGATAAAGGGAGGTCGAAGGAGTTAGGGGGAACAGGATTGGGCCTGTCCATCGTCAAACATCTGGTCCAGGCCCACGGGGGCACCGTCTGGGCGGAGAGTCAGCTGGAGAAAGGATCGACCTTCCACTTCACCCTTCCCTGCGACCCTCAGAGATTTTGAAAGAGATCCTTTACCCGTTCGAAATCCGATTCGGCGATGTGGACGACGAACAGGGCCTCGGGCTGTTCTTCCATGGCCGACCCGTAAATATAGTCTATGTTGACCTTGGCCTCTCCAAAGCGACTGGCGACCCGGCCGAGCATTCCCGGACGGTTGAGCAGCCGGAAAACCAGAACCTCATCCAGATGGACGAGGTGATTGGCCTCGAGGAGCACCTTCTCGGCCACTTCGGGTTTATCCACCAAGATTCGAATCAACGAGTAATCCGCAGAGTCTTTCAAGATGCCCCGATAGCTCTCGGCCAGGGCAATGCGTCGCCCCGTCTTCTCCCTCATATTAAAAAGCTCTTTGACCGAATCCTTCGCATTCTGGATGCTCATCGCCAAGATGTTGATATGGGCCTCCTTCAAGATCTGGCACATCTTGGCCAGTTCTCCGGGAGCATTGTTCAGTATGACCGAAAGTTGGGTCCTCCTCTCCATCTCCCCTCACCTCGTTTCTTCCCCCCGATGCGGTGGAACATAACCGATTTCGCCCCCCGAGGTCAAGAAAGGCGAAGGCCCCCCTTCAGGAGAATTTCACGTCCCCGTCACTCCTTTGTAACAATCAAGAGGTAAGCTGACCCTAATGAACAGATGGCTTCGATGCGATCTCCACATCCACACCACCTGGAGCGACGGCGAGTTGCCTCTGGACCGGGTCATTCGACTTTACGGGGAAGCGGGGTTCGACGCCATCGCCATCACCGATCACCTCTTCGACACCCAGTCCCCCAGGAGCCTCGAAATCTACGAGGAGGGCAAATCGGTTCAGGACCTCAATCGCTATTTTAAATCGATCGACGAGATGGCCAAGAAAGCGAGGGAGGCCTATGACCTCCTGATCCTCCCGGGCTTAGAAATCTGCAACTTAGTCGAAGATTATCACATCCTCGGGATCGACTTAAGAGAGGGGGTCAATCCGAATCAGTCCGCAGAAGAGGTCATCCGTCAAATCCACGAGCAGGGTGGCCTGGCCATCGCCTCCCATCCCCCTCTGAAGCTCTCTTATTTTCTCAACGGAGATCTCGAATCCCTTCATCGCCATCCCCTTCGCCTCTGGACGCATCGAGACCGCTATGCCGGTCAGATCGACGCCTGGGAGATCGGAAACGGCGAAGACCTGTTTGGAGATGTGGGATTGGAACGATTCCCCTATCTGGCCAACTCCGATTTTCACAAACCCCATCACCTCTACTCCTGGAAATCGCTCATTTTCGCAGAAAAAGAGAAGGAGAGTCTCAAGAAGGCCATCGGGGCGAAGCAGGTGGCGATCTTCTTCTTTGAAAATCCACAACGGCAAGGGAGGGCCTTCCTGGGGAAGAGGCCCACTCCTTCCAAAACCAGGGGAGGCCAAATGGCGCAAACCAATCGCGGGAAAATCTTGATCGCGGACGACGAGAAGGATCTGGTCGAAATGCTGGCCTATCATTTCGAGCGGAGGGGGTATCAGGTCCTCAAAGCCTTCGATGGGTATGAGGCCTGGGAAAAGATCACCTCCGAGCCTCCCGATCTTCTGATCCTCGATCTGATGATGCCCCATCTGGATGGGTGGGAACTCTGCCGGCTAATCCGCCAGAGCGAGCACGGGCCCACCCGGAGCATCGGGATCCTGATGCTGACCGCGCGGGCGATGGAGGAGGACAAGATCCAAGGGCTCGAAATGGGAGCCGATGACTACCTCTCCAAACCCTTCTCCCTAAATGAGCTGATGTTACGCGCGGAAAAGCTGGTAGGGAAGAAGCGATCCTTTGATCAATTGCAGGAGGAGAGAAAGAACCTTCAGACGGCTCTGGAGGTGAAGGAGGCCCAGGTGAAACAGGTGGTCCACGATTTGAAGTCCCCTCTCCTGTCGATCGGATGTTCTGCTAAACGAATGCTCCGTCGCACGGAGGACCCGGAGACGGCCCAGATCCTTCGGTCCATCCTCGACGGAAGCCTCCACCTGACCCGCTGGATCGACGAGATCCTCCTGTCCCAAAATCTGAGGGAATCCAACTGGAAGGACTTCTGCCGGGAGGTCGAGGGAAGGTCACTCGTCCAGGAAGCCATCCGCCTCCTCCACATGATGGCTGAAGAAAAAGGGGTGGAGATCGCCTTTTGCGCTCCCCCTCCCTATCTGAAACTCTCCCTCCACGAGCCCCTGATGCTTCGGGCCTTGGTCAACCTCCTTGCCAATGCCATAAGATACTCGCACCCGGGAGGGAAGGTGGAAGTGACCCTCCGTCACTATTTGAACCGAAGGGGTTCGGGCGTGATGGAGCTGACGATTCAGGACCACGGGGTGGGCATCCCGGAAGAGGACCTGGGAAAGATCTTCGAACCCTACTACCGGGGGAAGAACGTTCGGGACGGAGAGGGAAGGGGCATCGGACTGACCTTCGCCAAAGAGGTCATCGAGTTACATGGGGGAAAGATCCTGGTTCAGAGCGAACTGGGAAAGGGAAGCACGTTTTATCTCTTGTTACCCATCCGGGAGGCGCCACAAGAGGCCCCCGAAAGCATCGGTCCGTCGCCCTCGGACCCTCATCTCACCCCTTCGTGAAGACGAGGAGGGCTCTGAAGAGATTTTAGAACGATTGAGGCTCCTCCTCTGAGTCCCGCTCTCGAAACCGGTATCCGACCCCCCTGACCGTCTCGATACGGTCTCTCTCAGGTCCAAGCTTGTCTCTCAATCGCCGGACATGGGTATCCACGGTCCTTGCATAACCTTCGTAGGTGTATCCCCAGACCCGATCGAGGAGCACCTCCCTCGTCAGCACCCTTCCCCTCTTCGAGACCAGCTCAACCAGGAGTTTAAATTCGGTATGGGTCAACGGGACGGGTTTCTTGCCGACCATGACCCGGTGCCTCTCCACGTCAATCACCAGATCGCCGATCTCAAAAAGTGTTTCGCCCTCCTCCTGGGTCTGCTTTCGATTCAGGATCGCCTTGACCCTCAGGACCAGTTCTTTGGGACTGAAGGGTTTGGTGACGTAATCGTCGGCGCCCAATTCGAATCCGACGATGCGATCCACCTCTTCCGCCTTCGCGGTAAGGATCAAGATCGGGATGGAACGGGTGGAGGGATTGGCCTTCATCGCCCGACAGATCTCTTTCCCATCCATGTCCGGGAGCATCAAGTCTAAGATGATGAGGGGTGGCTTGGACCGTTTGACCTGTTCAAGGGCGGTCGTCCCGTCGGGGGCCGTGGCGATGGGAAACCCAGCTTGTCTGAACTGATATTCCACCAATCGCGCAATATCCGGGTCATCCTCGACAACCAGAATGGGATTCATTGCGCCAGGCACTCCTCATTCTTGGGAAAAAGGTCGGTTTAGTTTTCCACAGACCCATCCATGGGCAAGGGAAAGGAGGCGTCTTAGCAAACTGGGAAGGCTGATCCATACCCTCAGCAATCTCAGGCGCCCCAAAAGGGTAAGGAAAAGGGGATGGCGCTCGATAGCCCCTCTCATGCGCCCACCCCTTTCCGGTTCGTTCATACCCGATCCTCTTTACAGAAATGTTTCATTCCGATGAAATTTTGATGGCGTGGGAAGCGCAATTTGAAACCCGATGGGATGGAGGTCTCCTTGGGAGGTGCTTCGGAACGAAATTGCCATCCAATGGTCACCTGATTGTCACATAAGGAGGTTAGGACATTCCTAAAAAGGGTCTTCCCCTCAGGAAAGGAGCGGGAGATGGAAAAAATTAAGGTTCTTTTTATCTGTGCCCATAACAGCGCCCGCAGCCAGATGGCCGAGGCATGGGCCAATCATCTCTGTGGCGATTGGATTGAGGCCGACAGCGCCGGCCTCGAACCCGGGACCCTCAACCCATTGGCGATCGAGGTGATGAGAGAGGTCGGGATCGATATCTCCCATAAAAAGCCCAAGAGCGTCTTCGAGCTGGTCAAGGCAGGAAAACTCTATGCTTATGTCATCACCGTCTGCGATGAGGCCAGTGCTGGCCGTTGCCCGGTCTTTCCAGGGGTGACCAAGCGCCTGCACTGGAGCTTTCCCGACCCCGCGGAACTGACCGGAACAGAAGAGGAAAGATTGGAGAGGGTGAGGAAGATCCGGGATGACATCTGTGGGGCCGTCGAAGAGTTCTGTCAAATGGTGAGGGGCAAGAGGTAAGCGGTCCGCGTGGGGACGAAATCGGCCGAAGGGGCTTGGATGCCTCAGGCCTCCGATTTCAAGCAGGTCTCGATCACGGCCCTTAAATTTTCTCTTGACTCCCCGAGATGACGGAAGTATCGGTTTCGAAGCTCCATGATGAACATTCCCTCGTAGGAGGGAAGGTAAACGGACAAGAGGTCGGCGATCGGGATCTCCCCCCACCCCACCGGCATGTGGGCGTCCCCCCGTCCGAAGGGGATTTGATGGGTTTGGATCTTCTCATGGTAATAGATAGCCCCCCCGTAATTATCGTGGACATGGGTATGGGCGATAAGAGGGGCGGCGGCCCGGACAGCCTCCACCGGGTCAAAGCGATAAAAGAGGGCGGCCATATAGAGATGGCCTAAATCCAGATTGATCCTGACATTGGGCCTGCCGATCCGGGTGACCTGATCAAGTAGCCACTCCATCTTCTCGCCATAACAATAGGGACTATGATGGAGGTAGGGCCTGGCGTTTTCGATACAGATCACGATCTGGGGGTATTCCTCCGAAAGCCGTAAGATCCGTTCCCTCTCGATCTCCATTAAACGATCGGCCACCTGCTTAGGGAGGGGGGTGCCGTTACGAACGGGGAAGGTCTCTTCGGGAACGAATCGGCCCGCGTGGTAGACCAGAATACGGGATCCGATGGACAGGGTAAATTCGAGGCTCGCCTTGAAGACCGAATAGTGGATCTCCGGATTCCACTGGTCCATCAAATTTAATGGGTTGGGGCTATGGACGCTGTAGGAAAAATCGAAGTCGTTTAGAATCCGTTGGACCTCTCGAAACCTCCGCTCATCCGGAAGGCCTCCTTTGATGGCATCGACCCCGTGGACCGGAATCTCCACCGCTTCCATCCCAAGGTCGGCAAAGTGCTGAAGGTCCCTCCGCAGGGCCTCCAGGTCTCCGTCGATCCGAACCTCATCGATCTTGCAACCGATCTGGAACAAGGCCACCTCCCGTTCAAACCCTTACCTAAAATATTTTCAAACCCCTTTTCCATACGCCCTTGATCACCGGGATGGGGGGCTCCCATCTCACCTGGAGGAGATCGGCCCGCTTTCCCTCCTCAATCGCCCCACGGTCCCTGAGGTCCGATACCTGGGCGGGATGGAGCGTCACGGTCGCCACAGCCTCGGGCAAGGAGAGGCCCAACTCTTGATAGAGGAGATAGGCGCCGTGAAGGAGACTGGAGGGGACATAATCCGACGAGAGGAGGTCGAGCAACCCTCTTTTGCCTAACTCCCTCGCAGAGACATTGCCCGAATGGGATCCCCCGAGGATGAGGTTGGGAGCGCCCATCAGAATCCTCAATCCGAAGGATCGGGCCGCCTTGGCGGCCTCGATCGTCGTGGGAAATTCACAAAGGACGATCCCCTCGGAGGCGGCCTCGGCGACATGCTCGGAGGTGGTATCGTCGTGGCTTGCGACCGGCAGCTGGCGCTCTTTGCAGAGCCCCAAGATGGCCTTTCTGTGACGGGAGGCATAGAGTCTCTGATTCGACTGCCGGGTCTCGATCAACCGCCTCATCTCCTCATCGCTCAGACCATACCTTCCCTGATAATACTGGACCATCTTCGCCAGGCTGGTGAACTGTCGTTGTCCCGGGGTATGATCCATCAAGGAGACCAGTTTCACCAAGGGATGGGGAACCAGTCTCTCGAAGATCTCGAGGGTATGGGGATAACCGACCTCGCACCGAAGGTGCAACAGGTGATCCGCCCTGAGGAAACCCCGCTCCTGGGCGGCCAAAACCGCCGACATCATTTCGTCGAGGTCCCTCATTCGGGTGCTGTTCTCCACGAGGTCTCCGATGGCCAGGGCGTCGAAGACGGTCGTGATGCCTGCCGTCACCACGGCCGCGTCGTGGGAAAGGATCGCCGCCAAGGGGGGCCATCTCACCCCGGGCCGTGGGACCACGTGGGTCTCGAGGTGGTCGGTATGGAGTTCGATCAGGCCCGGGAGAAGAAAATCGCCCTCCAAATCGATCGCCTGGGGCAGATGACTCCTTCCCGTATCCACCGCCTCGATAAGGCCTCGGCGGACCAGGAGGGTCCCCTCAAACACCTCCTTCGGTGTCACGATCCTCGCACGGGTCAGGATCACTTCATGGCTCATGACCAAATCCCCTCGTCCACCATCACCCTCCGGGTGGAGACGGCCTCCCTCACCTCCCGGTCATGAAAGACCCCTACGATCGCCGCTCCCCTCGCCTTTGCCTCTTCGATGAATTGAACGACGATTCGGCGATTCGTCTCGTCCAGTGAGGCGGTCGGCTCGTCGAGAAGGAGAATCGGATAAGGGAAGATGAAGCCCCTGGCCAGGTTGACCCTCTGCTGTTCCCCTCCGGAGAAGGTCGTGGGTGAAACGTTCCAAAGTCGTTCGGGAAGGTTGAGACGCCTTAGGAGAACCATGGCCTGATGGCGGCCCTCCTCCTTTGTCGCCCCGGCACGCCAAAGCGGCTCGGCAACGACATCGACAGCAGGAACCCTCGGGATCACGCGAAGGAATTGGCTCACATAGCCGAGGGTGTGCTTTCGAATATCGTAAACCTGCCAGGGCTCAGCCCTAAAGAGGTCCACCCAGTTCTCCCGATGGTAGACCCAGACCTTCCCGTCGTTTGGCTGATAATTTCCATAGAGGATCCGAAGCAGGGTGCTCTTCCCGATGCCCGAAGGGCCGCAGAGGGCCACACATTCGCCCGCGCCGACCTCCAGGTCGACTCCCTTCAGCACAGGGAGGTTGAGCCCCCCCTGAAGGTGGAGCACGAAGGTCTTGATGACTCTCTCTGCCCGTAATCTTAGATCCATATCCCGATCCGCCCCCTCCCCCTCAGGCTTGAAGTACCGAGGAGACGAGAAGCTGTGTATAAGGATGGTGAGGGTCGTCCAGAACCTGATCGGTCAGGCCGGCCTCCACCACCTCTCCATCCTTCATGACCAACAGGCGGTGGGCCAGAAGCCTCGCCACCGAAAGATCATGGGTCACGAGGACCAGGGAGAGATTTAACTCGGCCACCAATCTCCGGAGCAGGTCGAGGAGCCGGGCCTGGACCGAGACATCCAGCCCTCCGGTCGGCTCGTCCATGAGGACGAGGCGTGGGGAGGTGACCAGGGTCCTTGCAAGCTGAAGTCTCTGGAGCATTCCGCCCGAGAAGGTCTCGGGAAGGTCCGTCGCTCGGGTCGGGTCGATCTCCACCCGGTCGAGCCACCGGAGGACTTCCTCCCTGATCCTCCCGTAATGGCGCTCCCCCAGGGCCATCAACCGCTCTCCGATATTGGCCCCAGCACTGACCTTCATGCGAAGGCCCTCCCTCGGATTCTGCCTCACCATCCCCCATTCCGTTCGCATCAGATGACGCTTTTTGGATTCAGGGATCTGGCCGAGGTCAACCCAACCCTCCCCCTCCATCCGGTAGAGGATTTGTCCTCCAGAGGGTTCGACTTGATGAGAGATGGCATGGAGGAGGGTCGTCTTGCCCGATCCCGACTCCCCCACGATCCCCAGGACCTCTCCGGGCCAGAGGTCGAAGGAGATCCTCCAGCATCCGAGACGGGGACCATATAATTTCGAAAGATTCACCACCCTCAAAATAGGATCGGGTTCCTTGGGCACGACCCTGCCTCTCATGGGGAATCCTTTTTCAGGGCCGACGATCGGGCTCCGACGATCTTGGGAGAAAAGGCCGGTGGCCGTGGGGAGGTGGTCCTCCGGCCCTGGCAATAGTCTGTGTCGGAACAGACGAAGAGTCGGCTTCCATGGTCATCTAAGATGATTTCGTCCAAGTAGCTCTCCCTCGATCCGCAGAGGGCGCAGCACTCCTCCCAACGTTCGATCTCGAAGGGATGATCCTCGAAATCGAGGCTTTTGACCGAGGTATAGGGAGGGATGGCATAGATCCGTTTTTCCCGGCCCGCGCCAAAGAGTTGGAGGGCGGGCATGTGGTCCATCTTGGGGTTATCGAATCTCGGGATGGGAGAGGGGCTGGCGATATAACGTTGATGGACCAGAACAGGATACATGAAGGCGGTGGCGATCCGGCCATGGAGGGAAATGTCCTCGTAGAGTTTGACATACATCAAGCCGTAATCGGCCAGGGCGTGCATCTTTCGGGTCTCTGGCTCCCTGGGTTCGAGGAACCTCAGGGGCTCTGGGATGGGCACCTGATAGATGAGGATCTGCCCCTCCCGGAGAGGTGTCTCGGGGATTCGGTGTCGGGT includes:
- a CDS encoding response regulator transcription factor, with product MTKPILIIEDEKDIADLIEYHLTQSGFQVLQTQSGPSGLEQARRLRPALIVLDLMLPGMDGRDLCRALKSDPATRSIPIVMLTAKAEEVDRIVGFEIGADDYVTKPFSPRELVLRIKAILRRKTEPGEAEKVIQVEDLLIDVERHVVSLKGKPIPLTSTEFKLLLELASHRGRVKTRQYLLDRVWGYTYEGYARTVDTHIRRLREKLGPAGDWIETIRGVGYRFREEEE
- a CDS encoding response regulator, whose amino-acid sequence is MNRWLRCDLHIHTTWSDGELPLDRVIRLYGEAGFDAIAITDHLFDTQSPRSLEIYEEGKSVQDLNRYFKSIDEMAKKAREAYDLLILPGLEICNLVEDYHILGIDLREGVNPNQSAEEVIRQIHEQGGLAIASHPPLKLSYFLNGDLESLHRHPLRLWTHRDRYAGQIDAWEIGNGEDLFGDVGLERFPYLANSDFHKPHHLYSWKSLIFAEKEKESLKKAIGAKQVAIFFFENPQRQGRAFLGKRPTPSKTRGGQMAQTNRGKILIADDEKDLVEMLAYHFERRGYQVLKAFDGYEAWEKITSEPPDLLILDLMMPHLDGWELCRLIRQSEHGPTRSIGILMLTARAMEEDKIQGLEMGADDYLSKPFSLNELMLRAEKLVGKKRSFDQLQEERKNLQTALEVKEAQVKQVVHDLKSPLLSIGCSAKRMLRRTEDPETAQILRSILDGSLHLTRWIDEILLSQNLRESNWKDFCREVEGRSLVQEAIRLLHMMAEEKGVEIAFCAPPPYLKLSLHEPLMLRALVNLLANAIRYSHPGGKVEVTLRHYLNRRGSGVMELTIQDHGVGIPEEDLGKIFEPYYRGKNVRDGEGRGIGLTFAKEVIELHGGKILVQSELGKGSTFYLLLPIREAPQEAPESIGPSPSDPHLTPS
- a CDS encoding cell wall metabolism sensor histidine kinase WalK — protein: MRIQIKGRGLARVGMTFFLFLLLQWGMITFLRMSFPLSSLVSLIVLTPLAYLFLMPSQKNRPPSSGPSDPSEKTGPDLLQEIFREKEYLQIILKGMTEGVLVVDGEGRIQMVNEALQRFFPLPPEVVDKTPLEVIRNVELAEAFRQALTEGKTTSFELALPSFPEKWFEVTVVPIPSTPSPSKTGRKRGGAIGVFHDISRLKKLERIRQDFVANVSHELRTPLTTIKGYAETLLEGALKEEVAYSFVEVIKKHTDRLTQIVEDLLTLSKIESKEFHLAPEPLSLSEALEEAWESIEVSARKKKISLVKPEGLGEVVVQADRKYLTQILINLLDNAIKYNREGGEVRIEVARRGGKEFQISIHDNGIGIPKEDLPRIFERFYRVDKGRSKELGGTGLGLSIVKHLVQAHGGTVWAESQLEKGSTFHFTLPCDPQRF
- a CDS encoding ACT domain-containing protein, yielding MERRTQLSVILNNAPGELAKMCQILKEAHINILAMSIQNAKDSVKELFNMREKTGRRIALAESYRGILKDSADYSLIRILVDKPEVAEKVLLEANHLVHLDEVLVFRLLNRPGMLGRVASRFGEAKVNIDYIYGSAMEEQPEALFVVHIAESDFERVKDLFQNL
- a CDS encoding response regulator transcription factor, which produces MNPILVVEDDPDIARLVEYQFRQAGFPIATAPDGTTALEQVKRSKPPLIILDLMLPDMDGKEICRAMKANPSTRSIPILILTAKAEEVDRIVGFELGADDYVTKPFSPKELVLRVKAILNRKQTQEEGETLFEIGDLVIDVERHRVMVGKKPVPLTHTEFKLLVELVSKRGRVLTREVLLDRVWGYTYEGYARTVDTHVRRLRDKLGPERDRIETVRGVGYRFRERDSEEEPQSF
- a CDS encoding MFS transporter — protein: MGVWVDLYQRRFYYGWVIVALASISMAFWYAFRTSFSLFFVALIDHFQWSRAETAGVQSLGMLVYMVMAPLVGYLVDRIGPRRVLLPGVLLMGLGLLLCTQIDSLFDFYFYFGIIAGVGVTCLSISPFTALLSHWFEKKRGTANGLASLGIGLGPLVFAPLLQYLIQARGWAFAFSIFGLLVFAIPLPLIALFLRHRPEDLGLHVDGVSSPPCPTPRRERWPEGQPGLKELIPSLRFWSFLLFPSLAIFSVYIVMVHHVRYLIDLGIDRIEAASLLASIGALSAGFRFFWGWISDRWGRERTYTSGVICLALGILFLILFQPLSLPFLLYLFALLFAAGWGSMAPMFMSIAGDLYKGRRFGLIYGMLEGMIGIGAAAGAWVAGLLFDRTQTYLYSFLLAILASLASLLLVWHVAPRKYRRDPTALPC
- a CDS encoding acyl-CoA dehydrogenase family protein, whose amino-acid sequence is METQDRYTSLRQDVRRIVAEEVKHRAREIEESDQFPFDMANRFFEEGYLQLLIPKEMGGQQGDITSFCILAEEVAKVSASLSLLIIVQSVGTLPVLIASDDRQRRLLCSQIVKDRLIMAFCLTEPHAGSDVASLQMKATRQGEGYLLNGKKSFVTNGGIADRYVVFAKTDPSRGRRGISAFYIEKDRKGLSFSPKDDKIGMRGIPSCTITFRDVSIPSEHRIGQEGEGFKIAMETLNRSRPAIGAQALGIAESAMEVAVVFAMRRRQFGKPIAKLEGMQFMLAEMATLIESAKALVYKAAHHLDHGLPHATKYSAMCKYFASDVAMKIATDAVQILGGYGCLRNSNLERTMRDAKITQIYEGTNQVQRFVVAEQLIKEYLETYGTQRDWVEFF